In the genome of Limnochordia bacterium, one region contains:
- the holB gene encoding DNA polymerase III subunit delta': MSLVLNLNQIIGHEMICQILQRAINENRVANAYLFYGPDGVGKRTCSLAFAKALHCVHGTGCEQCDACKLYEGQLAHPDLFLLDAAGGSLKIDQIRAMQERLNYQAELGGYKVCIIDGADRLTVQAANSSLKMLEEPPGQTVIILTGESRSQFLPTILSRCQVLSFQPAAIDVATQYLVNMGADAHQAKVLARLFEGRVGAAVNALSSDVLQMRHLLLSYLVDVRGNGWAKLYSESTSWEKDQQQARLALRIMLSWYRDLLLVKAGMKENLVNVDWEQKLEEIARHCDLAGLLQICQTIEAALNYRQGTGYFRIYLDRILSSL; the protein is encoded by the coding sequence ATGTCTTTGGTGTTAAACCTTAATCAGATTATTGGACATGAGATGATTTGCCAAATATTGCAAAGAGCCATCAATGAGAACCGAGTGGCCAATGCCTATCTCTTCTATGGTCCTGATGGTGTGGGAAAACGGACGTGTAGTCTAGCCTTTGCCAAGGCCCTACATTGTGTCCATGGTACCGGCTGTGAGCAGTGTGATGCCTGTAAGTTGTACGAGGGACAATTGGCACATCCGGATCTTTTTCTACTCGATGCCGCAGGTGGTTCCCTGAAGATCGATCAAATTCGGGCCATGCAGGAACGATTGAACTATCAGGCTGAGCTTGGGGGATATAAGGTTTGCATTATAGATGGGGCGGACAGACTAACCGTTCAGGCGGCTAACAGCTCGTTGAAGATGCTTGAGGAACCCCCAGGACAGACAGTGATCATTTTGACCGGAGAAAGCCGGTCCCAGTTCTTGCCTACAATTCTGTCACGGTGCCAAGTCCTCTCTTTCCAGCCAGCCGCCATTGATGTGGCTACGCAGTACCTGGTTAATATGGGGGCCGACGCTCATCAGGCGAAGGTTCTGGCGAGACTCTTTGAAGGACGGGTGGGGGCTGCTGTTAATGCACTTTCCAGTGATGTTTTGCAGATGCGTCACTTGTTACTCAGCTACCTTGTGGATGTGCGAGGCAACGGGTGGGCAAAATTATATAGCGAAAGTACATCCTGGGAGAAGGATCAACAACAGGCCAGATTAGCCCTGCGGATTATGTTATCCTGGTATAGGGATCTCCTCTTGGTCAAAGCGGGTATGAAGGAGAACCTGGTCAATGTTGATTGGGAGCAAAAACTGGAGGAAATAGCCAGACATTGCGATCTAGCTGGACTTCTGCAAATCTGCCAAACCATTGAAGCGGCATTAAATTACCGTCAAGGAACAGGGTATTTCCGGATCTATCTAGATAGGATCCTTTCAAGCTTATAG
- the tmk gene encoding dTMP kinase: protein MSRGKLITFEGIDQTGKSTQIELVSAWLKRRQLPVLITREPGGTYYGRVMRDILLSGKTSLDPKAELCLMMADRAQHIWEVIAPALQEGTIVLCDRFTDSSLAYQGYGLGEDLHLIEQLNKWTTGGLTADLTLLFDREVGSSFGDRRDAADRIEQRDLGYKNRVRQGYLNIHAQHPKRVMRIDVTGKSKEQILDEIKPMIEKLLKTSCSRLRKNGDALA from the coding sequence ATGAGTCGGGGAAAACTGATTACCTTCGAAGGGATTGACCAAACCGGAAAGTCAACCCAAATAGAGCTTGTGAGTGCATGGTTAAAGAGAAGGCAACTGCCCGTTCTGATAACACGGGAACCCGGAGGAACCTACTACGGTCGAGTGATGCGGGATATTCTCCTTTCAGGGAAAACGTCCCTAGACCCTAAGGCAGAACTGTGCCTAATGATGGCCGATCGGGCTCAGCATATTTGGGAGGTTATTGCCCCGGCCTTGCAGGAGGGGACCATTGTTCTTTGTGATCGGTTTACCGATTCTTCTTTGGCTTACCAAGGATACGGGCTTGGAGAGGATTTGCACTTGATAGAACAGTTAAATAAGTGGACTACTGGTGGATTGACCGCCGATTTGACTCTGCTGTTTGATCGGGAGGTAGGTAGCTCCTTTGGCGATAGGCGCGATGCGGCCGACCGGATCGAACAACGAGACCTCGGCTATAAGAATCGTGTACGGCAAGGATATCTGAACATTCATGCCCAACACCCCAAACGGGTGATGAGAATAGATGTCACTGGAAAATCCAAGGAACAGATCCTAGATGAAATCAAGCCGATGATTGAAAAGCTCCTTAAAACTAGTTGTTCCAGGTTGCGGAAGAACGGGGATGCACTTGCATGA